GGAGACGCCGGAAGCTCGTTGCCGAAGCGGCGTTCCACCGCTCCCAGCATTACCTCCTGTACTGTTTCACTGTCGAAGCCGCCCGTAGTGACTGCCCAGTGCAGTGCCTCACGGTCACAGCAGTCCAGCGCGAACGTGACTCGCAGTTTTTCTCCGTTATCACAGCGGAACTCGAACCCGTCAGAGCACCATCGTTGATTGCTTTCTTTCACGGCCACTTTGCCAGTATGTGCCCGTTTCGATGGCGGTACAGCGGTTTTTCGCTCAAGCAACAGCGCATTCTGGCGCATGATCCGGTAAACACGTTTGGCATTGATCGCAGGCATACCATCAAGTTCGGCCTGTCTGCGAAGCAGCGCCCATACCCGACGATAACCATACGTGGGCAGCTCTCCGATAACATGGTGTATACGGAGAAGCACATCCGTATCATCTGAGTGACGGCTGCGGCGACCATCTTTCCAGTCATCGGTTCGTCTGAGAATTACGTGCAACTGCGCACGCGACACCCGGAGACAACGGCTGACTAAGCTTACTCCCCATCCCCGGGCAATAAGGGCGCGTGCGCTATCCACTTTTTTGCACGCCCGTATTCAACGGCTTCTTTAAGGAGTTCATTTTCCATCGTTTTTTTGCCGAGCAGGCGCTGGAGTTCTTTAATCTGCTTCATGGCAGCAGCAAGTTCAGAGGCAGGAACGACCTGCTCTCCTGCGGCCACAGCAGTAAGACTTCCCTCCTGGTATTGCTTGCGCCAGAGAAATAACTGGCTGGCTGCCACACCGTGTTGCCGGGCAACAAGGGAGACCGTCATTCCCGGTTCAAAACTCTGCTGAACAATAGCGATCTTTTCCTGTGTAGTACGCCGTCTGCGTTTCTCCGGTCCTAAGACATCAATCATCTGCTCTCCAATGACTAGTCTAAAAACTAGTATTAAGACTATCACTTATTTAAGTGATATTGGTTGTCTGGAGATTCAGGGGGCCAGTCTATTTTCCAAGCGGACCCCTTAATGACTAGCAGCCTGGAAGTACGCTGTGTGCCAAATCCAAAAATAGTCATTCACACCCTGAATCACTTTAAAGTGATTCAGGGTATGCGCTTATAGCTGCCATTCAAGGCGTTAATAATTTTTGTAGATTTTCTATTCCATATAATATGTTTTCAACGAATCTGGAGAAATGAAGTGCCATGTGTGTATGGCACTTCATCTCTTATTTACTCATTGACTCCGTTACCGTCTGCCAGGTTATGAAACCACCACTCAGATTATATGTCCGGAAGCCGTGAGCCTGCAGAATACGGTATGCCACATGCCCGCGCAGGCCACTCTGACATCCTATAAAAATTTCTTTATCTTTAGGCAATTTTCCAAGGTTTTCCCGCAGGGAATCAAGAGGGATGGATAGCGCGTCAGGATATTCACCAAATTGTTTCAGTTCGGCAGGAGAGCGAATATCAAGTAAACAATAACTGCCCGGTTCCCGTTGTAACACATCGCTGACATGACATATGACCGTATCTCCTTTCATTACATTTGTCGCCACCATACCAGCCTGGTTAACGACGTCCCTTGCACTGTTAAAAGGTGGAGCATAAGTCAGCTCAAGATGTTCGAGATCGTTGACGGTAAGCCCCGCGCGCTGTGCGACAGACAGGACATCGATGCGTTTATCAACCCCTTTTTTCCCTGATGCCTGAGCCCCGAGAATTTTACCGGTATCGGGGCTGAACAGCAGTTTCAGACTGATCATCGTTGCCCCCGGGTAGTAACCGGCATGATCAGCGGCATGGACGTAAACCTTCTCGTATCGGGTGCCATGAACTTTCAGCTGCTTTTCATTCGCACCGACGCTGCCAATACTCAGCGAAAATACCTTACAAATGGATGTCCCCTGACTGCCATGGTAAAGGCTGTGACGATCTAGCATGTTATCAGCAGCAATGCGTCCCTGGCGGTTGGCGGGCCCTGCCAGAGGAAAATTAGCGGGTTCCTGAAAGACAAAGTCTGGGGTTTCAACGGCATCCCCCACGGCGTAGATGTCAGGGATACTGGTCTGCATACAGGCATTGACGCTTATGCCTCCCCGTTTACCCACTGCGAGCCCGGCTCCTGTGGCAAGGCTGTTCTCAGGTTTTACCCCGATGGCGAGAATAACCATGTCGGTCTGCAGAAACCCACCCTCAGACAGTGCAACGCGGAATCCCGTCTCTGTCCGCAGTACCTCGGTGAGCGCCGTTCTGAGACGCAGATCCACGCCATGACTCCGGATTTCCTGATGCAGGGCAGATGCCATTTCAGGATCAACCGGAGCCATAACCTGTTCCCCCATCTCCAGCAGGGTCACATTGATCCCCCGTTCGCTCAGAGCCTCCATCACTTCAAGTCCGATAAATCCCCCCCCGACAAGCGTGGTGTGAGCTACGTGATGTTGCTCAATCCACCCCAGGATAGCATCCATGTCAGTAAGATTTCGCAGCGTAAAGACACCCTCTTCCTGTAGCCCGGGCAAAGGAGGGACAACCGGAGCGGCGCCGGTACTGAGGAGCAGACGATCCCATTCTTCGCTATAGACCTCCCCTGAGGTCAGATTTTTAACCGTCACCGTTTTATTAACCGGATCCACTGACGTCACTTCATGACAGATACGGACGTCTATGTTAAAGCGGGATTTAAAATCCTCCGGGGTTTTCAGAATCAGTGACTGCCTTAAAGGAATTTTTCCGCCTATATGATAAGGTAATCCACAGTTGGCGAAAGAGACATCGCTTCCCCGTTCAAACACAACAATACTGACATCCTCTGATAACCGACGAGCTCTGGCTGCAGCGGATGCCCCGCCGGCAACACCACCAACAATCACTATTTTCATTACATCCTCTCTGTTCACCCGGGGCAAAAATGCCTGCCAGATATAATCGTTTCCCCGGGCCGGCAGGACGCTGCAGACCTGACGAACACGATGGCAAAATTACGATACCGTCAGTATACTAAATTATATTATATAAAAACACATAGTATGAGAAATCAGCAATGCTCATGAATGAAGACACAAAACGTCAGACAGATATGAAGAATGCGGCCCTGAGGGCAGCAGATGTCTTACGGGGACTGGCCAACAGCGACCGGTTGCTGTTGATGTGTCAGTTAAGCCTGGGGGAAGCGAATGTGGCCGGGCTGGAAGCGGCGGTCGGTATCACTCAGCCGACCCTGTCCCAGCAGCTGGGTGTCATGCGCCGCCTGAAGCTGGTCGAGACCCGACGGGCAGGTAAAATGGTATATTACCGTATTGAGGATAACCGTATCATGACGTTGTTAAATACCTTATATGATCTCTACTGCCCGCAGGCAGGCACCGGTAAAGGAAGCCATAACAACGAATAATATGATCCTGCTTTCCCCGTAAACCGTTTTATCCGTGCATCATTAACCCTGTTCAGGCTGTGAAATGCCAGACCGGAACCTGCGATACCTTAACGGGAAAACAACAGTGGTCCGGATATACCAGCCGATGATGCCCGTCACGGACTGTATTTCTCGTTCACGCATTCACTGATTAACCCACTGATTCAATGGTGTTTAATACTGTGACGGTCAGAAAAAACAGCCACAGGAACACGGATGATTCTGCACTGTCAGTAATAGCCTGTGGCTGACAAACCGTTTTTTCTGCTGCCACGTGGTGACATTATTCAAGCAGGCTACGCAACATCCAGGCAGTTTTCTCATGTAACTGGATACGTTGTGTAAGCAGATCTGCTGTGGCTTCATCATTCGCATTATTAACGAGCGGGAACAGGGAGCGTGCAGTTTTAACCACGGTCTCCTGGCCCTGGACAAGATTTTCAATCATGTTTTTTGCTGCCGGAATATCCTTATCTTCATTAACCGCTGTTAGACGTGAAAATTCATGATATGTGCCGGGCGCGAAGCATCCGAGCGAGCGTATACGTTCAGCGATATCATCAACGGCAGTGGCCAGCTCATTGTATTGATTTTCAAACATTAAATGTAAGCTGTTAAACATGGGGCCAGTTACATTCCAGTGATAGTAATGTGTTTTTATATACAGGGTATAGGTGTCAGCAAGAAGCCGGGACAGGCCGTCTGCAATCTCCACCCGGGATGATTCAGCAATACCAATATCAATGATTTGTTTACTCATAACTACCTCTTACACGGTTTCAGTGGAATATACGATATGCGATTATTCTTTCCGGTCTGAGCAAAACACGCCTCAAATTTTTATAATAACCAGGTACACCTGTCGTCTGTCACACTAGCGATGCGCCAGAGCAATATCCTGCGACGGAACAATGAATTTCGCCGTGGCACGTGCCACTGTCTGCTGTCCTTTTGTCAGCCATGCTTCAAGCAGGTAAATCCCCCTGCGTTGCCCAAGCAGTCTGGCACATACCATCAGTTTGTCTCCGGTACAAACGGGTGAAATGAATCTTACCGTCAGTTCAGCCGTCAGGGCTTGCACACCCTGCATGAACAAACAATGAGTCATTGCTGCATCCAGCAGGGTACTCGTCATTCCGCCATGTAAAAGACCCGTATACCCCTGATGCCTGTGATTGGCCGTGTAGTCCGCACATACAGAGCCATCCGGGTGCTCTGAAAACATTAAGTTCACCGTATCAGGGTTGTTGTCGCGGGAACTACAGACCATACAACAGGTATGGGCCTTTCTGGCATCAAGATAACAATTCATCTGTTTCTGCTCAGCGTCCGGTTGTACTGACGGGAGGCATCCGGAATTCAGTCAGCTGAGGGGCTCCCCCGGCATCATTACTGCCTCCTCCACACATTCCGGCTCCTGGTTTATACACAATACGGGTCTGATAAAAATCACCGCCCGTGATGAAATAAACTCATGAATGGCAACAGCGCCCGTTTCCGTGATGATGCTGACGCCCACCCTGGCACGCATTTTCTGCTGTGTTCCCGTCAGAGTGACAGCATTTTTTCCCTTTCGCCTCATGATGAAAGGACTGGCGTCCCTGCTCCGGCTTATTCAGTTCAGTCAGAACACGGGTATCCGGATCACACAGTTCAGTGAACAAACGACGACCACAGTCAGTCTGGTACACCGCGATCTGATGCCCCAGTAATTTACCCAGCATCCGTTCCCCGATGTTACGGACCACAACGCGGCTGACTTGCTGTTGAACCAGCAGGTCAACCAGCTTCCGTTTACCTGAACAATCTGCGCCCAGCGCGGGATTTTCTGTCCGGCTGAGCTCCACACCGCGCTCATCCACCAGGA
This Klebsiella huaxiensis DNA region includes the following protein-coding sequences:
- a CDS encoding IS3 family transposase (programmed frameshift), whose amino-acid sequence is MIDVLGPEKRRRRTTQEKIAIVQQSFEPGMTVSLVARQHGVAASQLFLWRKQYQEGSLTAVAAGEQVVPASELAAAMKQIKELQRLLGKKTMENELLKEAVEYGRGKKVDSARALIARGWGVSLVSRCLRVSRAQLHVILRRTDDWKDGRRSRHSDDTDVLLRIHHVIGELPTYGYRRVWALLRRQAELDGMPAINAKRVYRIMRQNALLLERKTAVPPSKRAHTGKVAVKESNQRWCSDGFEFRCDNGEKLRVTFALDCCDREALHWAVTTGGFDSETVQEVMLGAVERRFGNELPASPVEWLTDNGSCYRANETRQFARMLGLEPKNTAVRSPESNGIAESFVKTIKRDYISIMPKPDGLTAAKNLAEAFEHYNEWHPHSALGYRSPREYLRQQASNGLSDNRCLEI
- a CDS encoding Dps family protein, with the translated sequence MSKQIIDIGIAESSRVEIADGLSRLLADTYTLYIKTHYYHWNVTGPMFNSLHLMFENQYNELATAVDDIAERIRSLGCFAPGTYHEFSRLTAVNEDKDIPAAKNMIENLVQGQETVVKTARSLFPLVNNANDEATADLLTQRIQLHEKTAWMLRSLLE
- a CDS encoding NifB/NifX family molybdenum-iron cluster-binding protein; this translates as MITAIPVNDDRVANHFTKASHLVLVDERGVELSRTENPALGADCSGKRKLVDLLVQQQVSRVVVRNIGERMLGKLLGHQIAVYQTDCGRRLFTELCDPDTRVLTELNKPEQGRQSFHHEAKGKKCCHSDGNTAENACQGGRQHHHGNGRCCHS
- a CDS encoding PaaI family thioesterase: MNCYLDARKAHTCCMVCSSRDNNPDTVNLMFSEHPDGSVCADYTANHRHQGYTGLLHGGMTSTLLDAAMTHCLFMQGVQALTAELTVRFISPVCTGDKLMVCARLLGQRRGIYLLEAWLTKGQQTVARATAKFIVPSQDIALAHR
- a CDS encoding ArsR/SmtB family transcription factor; amino-acid sequence: MLMNEDTKRQTDMKNAALRAADVLRGLANSDRLLLMCQLSLGEANVAGLEAAVGITQPTLSQQLGVMRRLKLVETRRAGKMVYYRIEDNRIMTLLNTLYDLYCPQAGTGKGSHNNE
- a CDS encoding FAD-dependent oxidoreductase, with translation MKIVIVGGVAGGASAAARARRLSEDVSIVVFERGSDVSFANCGLPYHIGGKIPLRQSLILKTPEDFKSRFNIDVRICHEVTSVDPVNKTVTVKNLTSGEVYSEEWDRLLLSTGAAPVVPPLPGLQEEGVFTLRNLTDMDAILGWIEQHHVAHTTLVGGGFIGLEVMEALSERGINVTLLEMGEQVMAPVDPEMASALHQEIRSHGVDLRLRTALTEVLRTETGFRVALSEGGFLQTDMVILAIGVKPENSLATGAGLAVGKRGGISVNACMQTSIPDIYAVGDAVETPDFVFQEPANFPLAGPANRQGRIAADNMLDRHSLYHGSQGTSICKVFSLSIGSVGANEKQLKVHGTRYEKVYVHAADHAGYYPGATMISLKLLFSPDTGKILGAQASGKKGVDKRIDVLSVAQRAGLTVNDLEHLELTYAPPFNSARDVVNQAGMVATNVMKGDTVICHVSDVLQREPGSYCLLDIRSPAELKQFGEYPDALSIPLDSLRENLGKLPKDKEIFIGCQSGLRGHVAYRILQAHGFRTYNLSGGFITWQTVTESMSK